In the Cydia fagiglandana chromosome 5, ilCydFagi1.1, whole genome shotgun sequence genome, one interval contains:
- the LOC134664476 gene encoding ras-related and estrogen-regulated growth inhibitor-like protein gives MKMTVNRIRVVVLGSPRCGKSAVVVRYLTKRYIGEYSSTGDFLYQHRVAFDGAVSEVEIMDTSNCAIRGCLAEHVRWGDAFAVVYSVCERRSFLAAAELLSLLERTRLPGCAAVTLLGNKRDLEHAREVHAEEGQELSLRFGCQFYEVSAAESCAGAALAFHALLREARALALLLPSPRRKLAAYSVSKVIGTIFGKNSKSVRKKRPSLSI, from the exons ATGAAGATGACTGTAAATCGCATTCGGGTGGTAGTGTTGGGGAGTCCGCGGTGCGGGAAATCGG CGGTCGTCGTGCGTTATCTAACCAAGCGGTACATAGGTGAATACAGCTCTACAGGAG ATTTTCTTTATCAGCACCGAGTCGCGTTCGACGGCGCGGTATCTGAAGTCGAGATTATGGACACTTCTAACTGTGCA ATTCGTGGCTGCCTGGCAGAGCACGTGCGATGGGGCGACGCGTTCGCCGTGGTGTATTCAGTGTGTGAGCGGCGGTCCTTCCTGGCGGCCGCCGAGCTGCTATCGCTCCTGGAGCGCACCCGGCTGCCGGGCTGCGCGGCCGTCACCCTCTTGGGGAACAAGAGAGACCTCGAACACGCTAG GGAGGTCCATGCGGAGGAGGGTCAGGAGCTGTCGCTGCGGTTCGGGTGCCAGTTCTACGAGGTGTCGGCGGCGGAGTCGTGCGCGGGCGCCGCGCTCGCCTTCCACGCGCTGCTGCGCGAGGCGCGCGCGCTCGCGTTGCTGCTTCCTTCGCCTCGGCGCAAGCTCGCCGCCTATTCTGTTTCTAAA GTAATCGGCACAATATTTGGCAAAAATAGCAAAAGTGTGCGAAAGAAAAGGCCGTCACTCAGCATTTAA